One region of Azoarcus sp. CIB genomic DNA includes:
- a CDS encoding YceI family protein: MHNFAKLFAAIALSTAAAAPALAAPETYTVDGTHTFPRFSYSHFGMSTQLSRFNSTTGTVVLDKAAKTGAVDVVIDMKSVDTGYATFNGHIQGEDFLDTAKYPTASFKSTKVTFQGDKPVSIDGNLTIKGVTKPVTLKVTNFINMPHPMLKADAIGADASVVIKRSEFNAGKFAPHVGDDVTVTISLEAVKG; encoded by the coding sequence ATGCACAACTTCGCCAAACTCTTCGCCGCCATCGCCCTCTCGACCGCCGCTGCTGCTCCCGCACTGGCCGCGCCGGAAACCTACACGGTCGACGGCACGCATACCTTCCCGCGCTTCTCGTACAGCCACTTCGGCATGTCGACGCAGCTGAGCCGCTTCAACTCGACGACCGGCACCGTGGTGCTGGACAAGGCGGCGAAGACCGGCGCGGTCGACGTCGTGATCGACATGAAGTCGGTCGACACCGGCTACGCGACCTTCAACGGCCACATCCAGGGCGAGGACTTCCTCGACACCGCGAAGTACCCGACCGCGAGCTTCAAGTCGACCAAGGTGACTTTCCAGGGTGACAAGCCGGTGAGCATCGACGGCAACCTGACGATCAAAGGCGTGACCAAGCCGGTGACGCTGAAGGTGACGAACTTCATCAACATGCCGCACCCGATGCTGAAGGCGGACGCGATCGGCGCCGACGCCAGCGTCGTGATCAAGCGCTCCGAGTTCAACGCGGGCAAGTTCGCCCCCCACGTCGGCGACGACGTGACGGTCACGATCTCGCTCGAAGCGGTCAAGGGCTGA
- a CDS encoding TRAP transporter substrate-binding protein → MKFSKNVLMPLVTAASLLVAAPVALAETFKMAVGDAAGGTQWELGTTFAKLFQQKTGGKHKVDLFPNGQLGSEEDTINNAAMGTLDFSILAVNNITPFSPTVGLLTMPYLIQSADEAKKLTQGEVGKELTDNTVRDAGVRIVGWAYSGFRVLTNSKRPVKTLEDLKGLVIRVPKNEIMISSYQAWGINPTPMSWSETFTGLQQRVVDGQDNPYITVSAMKFYEVQKYITNIRYIFSLEPLVVSESVFKSQKPDVQKAILEAGQEATEHSFKYLLETEDKIKKDLAARGMQITDPADGEKAWIAKATTTVWPKYYKSIGGKEKLDRAQKVLGR, encoded by the coding sequence ATGAAATTCAGCAAGAACGTACTGATGCCGCTCGTCACCGCCGCCAGCCTGCTGGTGGCCGCGCCTGTCGCGCTCGCCGAGACTTTCAAGATGGCCGTTGGCGACGCCGCGGGCGGCACGCAGTGGGAGCTCGGCACGACTTTCGCCAAGCTGTTCCAGCAAAAGACCGGCGGCAAGCACAAGGTAGACCTGTTCCCCAACGGCCAGCTCGGCAGCGAGGAAGACACGATCAACAACGCCGCGATGGGGACGCTGGATTTCTCGATCCTGGCGGTGAACAACATCACGCCGTTCTCGCCGACGGTCGGTCTGCTGACGATGCCCTACCTGATCCAGAGCGCCGACGAAGCGAAGAAGCTGACCCAGGGTGAAGTCGGCAAGGAACTGACCGACAACACGGTGCGCGACGCCGGCGTACGCATCGTCGGCTGGGCCTATTCGGGCTTCCGCGTGCTCACCAATTCGAAGCGTCCCGTCAAGACGCTGGAAGATCTCAAGGGCCTGGTGATCCGCGTACCGAAGAACGAGATCATGATTTCGTCGTATCAGGCGTGGGGCATCAACCCGACCCCGATGTCGTGGTCGGAAACCTTCACCGGCCTGCAGCAGCGCGTCGTCGACGGGCAGGACAACCCCTACATCACCGTGTCGGCGATGAAGTTCTACGAAGTGCAGAAGTACATCACCAACATCCGCTACATCTTCTCGCTCGAGCCGCTGGTGGTCAGCGAGTCGGTCTTCAAGTCGCAGAAGCCCGACGTGCAGAAGGCCATTCTCGAAGCCGGCCAGGAAGCCACCGAGCACAGCTTCAAGTACCTGCTCGAAACCGAAGACAAGATCAAGAAGGATCTCGCGGCGCGCGGCATGCAGATCACCGACCCGGCCGATGGCGAGAAGGCGTGGATTGCCAAGGCGACCACCACGGTGTGGCCTAAGTACTACAAGAGCATCGGCGGCAAGGAAAAGCTCGACCGCGCGCAGAAGGTGCTCGGCCGCTGA
- a CDS encoding ammonium transporter produces the protein MEQFKTSADVLFVLLGAIMVLAMHAGFAFLELGTVRKKNQVNALVKILSDFAMSTLAYFLIGYSLAYGNGFFVNAEQLAANSGYELVKFFFLLTFAAAIPAIISGGIAERARFMPQLIATFLIVGVLYPFFEGIVWNGNLGLQDWLEGAFGAKFHDFAGSVVVHAFGGWIALPAVLLLGARRGRYHKNGQISAHPPSSIPFLALGAWILAVGWFGFNVMSAQRLDAINGLVALNSLMAMIGGTLAALAAGKNDPGFVHNGPLAGLVAVCAGSDLMHPLGALAVGTIAGVLFVQLFTIAQNRWKIDDVLGVWPLHGLCGAWGGIAAGIFGTKALGGIGGVSFAAQLIGTLGGIAIALAGGVVVYGLIRATLGLRLDPEEEFAGADLSIHKISSTAEHETSW, from the coding sequence ATGGAGCAGTTCAAGACATCCGCCGACGTCCTCTTCGTTCTACTGGGCGCCATCATGGTGCTCGCGATGCACGCCGGCTTCGCCTTCCTCGAACTCGGCACCGTGCGCAAGAAGAACCAGGTGAACGCCCTCGTGAAGATCCTCAGCGACTTCGCGATGTCGACCCTGGCCTACTTCCTGATCGGCTACTCCCTCGCCTACGGCAACGGCTTCTTCGTCAACGCCGAGCAGCTCGCCGCCAACTCCGGCTACGAGCTGGTGAAGTTCTTCTTCCTGCTCACCTTCGCGGCCGCGATTCCCGCGATCATCTCGGGCGGCATCGCCGAACGCGCGCGCTTCATGCCGCAACTCATCGCCACCTTCCTGATCGTCGGCGTCCTCTACCCCTTCTTCGAAGGCATCGTGTGGAACGGCAACCTCGGCCTGCAAGACTGGCTCGAAGGCGCGTTCGGCGCGAAGTTCCACGACTTCGCCGGCAGCGTGGTCGTGCACGCCTTCGGCGGGTGGATCGCGCTCCCCGCCGTGCTGCTGCTCGGCGCCCGCCGCGGCCGCTACCACAAGAACGGCCAGATCTCGGCGCACCCGCCGTCGAGCATCCCCTTCCTTGCGCTGGGCGCGTGGATCCTCGCCGTCGGCTGGTTCGGCTTCAACGTCATGAGCGCCCAGCGCCTCGACGCCATCAACGGCCTCGTCGCCCTCAACTCGCTGATGGCCATGATCGGCGGCACCCTCGCCGCGCTCGCCGCCGGCAAGAACGACCCCGGCTTCGTGCATAACGGCCCCCTCGCCGGCCTGGTCGCCGTGTGCGCCGGCTCCGACCTCATGCACCCGCTTGGTGCGCTCGCCGTCGGCACCATCGCCGGCGTGCTCTTCGTGCAGCTCTTCACCATCGCGCAGAACCGCTGGAAGATCGACGACGTCCTCGGCGTGTGGCCCCTGCACGGCCTGTGCGGCGCCTGGGGCGGCATCGCCGCCGGCATCTTCGGCACCAAGGCCCTCGGCGGCATCGGCGGCGTCAGCTTCGCCGCCCAGCTCATCGGCACCCTCGGCGGCATCGCCATCGCGCTCGCCGGCGGCGTCGTGGTTTATGGGCTGATCCGCGCAACCTTGGGCCTGCGCCTCGACCCGGAAGAAGAGTTCGCCGGCGCCGACCTCTCGATCCACAAGATCTCGTCGACCGCAGAGCACGAGACCTCGTGGTGA
- a CDS encoding LysE/ArgO family amino acid transporter: protein METQFLAGFLASLALIVAIGAQNSFVLQQGIRREHLLPITLICALSDALLIGAGIAGLGALIQSSPALLALARYGGAAFLFIYGALAARRAWHGERLHVEAGAPVPLATAVVTCLGFTFLNPHVYLDTVVLLGGLANQHGEQGRWVFGAGSAAASLLWFFALAYGARVLAPLFERALAWRVLDALMALVMFVLAASLLQENGVAAIAEVGAGR from the coding sequence ATGGAAACCCAATTTCTGGCCGGATTCCTCGCCTCGCTGGCGCTCATCGTCGCGATCGGCGCGCAGAATTCCTTCGTGCTGCAGCAGGGCATCCGGCGCGAGCACCTGTTGCCGATCACGCTGATCTGCGCGTTGTCCGATGCGCTGCTGATCGGTGCCGGGATTGCGGGCCTGGGCGCCCTGATCCAGTCCAGCCCGGCCCTCCTGGCCCTTGCGCGCTACGGCGGTGCGGCCTTCCTGTTCATCTATGGCGCGCTCGCCGCCCGGCGCGCGTGGCACGGTGAGCGCTTGCACGTCGAGGCGGGGGCGCCGGTGCCGCTGGCGACGGCCGTGGTCACCTGCCTCGGTTTCACCTTCCTGAACCCCCACGTGTACCTCGATACGGTGGTTCTCCTCGGCGGCCTCGCGAACCAGCACGGCGAGCAGGGGCGCTGGGTTTTCGGCGCCGGCTCGGCCGCCGCCAGCCTGCTGTGGTTCTTCGCGCTGGCCTACGGCGCCCGCGTGCTGGCCCCGCTCTTCGAACGCGCGCTGGCGTGGCGCGTGCTCGACGCCTTGATGGCGCTGGTCATGTTCGTGCTGGCGGCCAGCCTGCTGCAGGAAAACGGCGTTGCGGCCATCGCTGAGGTCGGCGCCGGGCGATAG
- a CDS encoding FUSC family protein, translating into MTVPGRWSRLAALLREELRQLMTIKPSDRPWQMPFAAALATGLPLLVGAWFDRMDYGLISSLGGLVFLYLPETPLHHRMVALMASAFAMTASYALGVMSHLVPPVMMMVLTFTAILVTMVCRFYRVGPPGSLFFIMAASIGAYSPGDLLEVPLKVGLFAMGCLLASLIAFFYSVYILRRRDPSPVEPLPAPTFDFVVFDSVVIGLSVGVSLALAQLLQLERAYWVPVSCLAVMQGMNLRAVWDKQMHRLLGTAIGMLVSWGLLSLPLDKWSISLVMIGLAFVVETAVVRHYGFAAIFITPLTILLAEAATLGHGSATELIQARFFDTLLGCLVGFAGGICLHSPRFRAVVGAQMRRLVPARLFS; encoded by the coding sequence ATGACAGTCCCCGGTAGGTGGAGCAGGCTCGCGGCGCTGCTCCGTGAAGAACTGCGCCAGCTCATGACGATCAAGCCGAGCGACCGCCCGTGGCAGATGCCGTTCGCCGCGGCGCTGGCCACGGGCCTGCCGCTGCTGGTGGGCGCCTGGTTCGACCGCATGGACTATGGCCTGATCTCGTCGCTGGGCGGGCTGGTCTTCCTGTATCTGCCCGAAACGCCGCTGCATCATCGCATGGTCGCGCTGATGGCGAGTGCGTTCGCGATGACGGCGAGCTACGCGCTGGGGGTGATGAGCCACCTCGTTCCGCCGGTCATGATGATGGTGCTGACCTTCACCGCGATCCTCGTCACGATGGTGTGCCGCTTCTACCGCGTCGGGCCGCCGGGGAGCCTGTTCTTCATCATGGCGGCGTCGATCGGCGCGTATTCGCCCGGCGACCTCCTGGAGGTGCCGCTCAAGGTCGGTTTGTTTGCGATGGGCTGCCTGCTGGCGAGCCTGATCGCGTTCTTCTACAGCGTGTATATCCTGCGCCGGCGCGATCCCAGTCCGGTCGAGCCGCTGCCCGCGCCGACCTTCGATTTCGTCGTGTTCGACTCGGTTGTCATCGGCCTGAGCGTCGGCGTGTCGCTCGCGCTCGCGCAGCTGCTGCAACTGGAACGGGCCTACTGGGTGCCGGTAAGCTGCCTCGCGGTGATGCAGGGCATGAATCTGCGCGCCGTGTGGGACAAGCAGATGCACCGCCTGCTCGGCACCGCCATCGGCATGCTCGTGTCGTGGGGCCTGCTGAGCCTGCCGCTGGACAAATGGTCCATCTCGCTGGTGATGATCGGGCTGGCCTTCGTCGTCGAAACCGCCGTGGTGCGCCACTACGGCTTCGCGGCGATCTTCATCACGCCGCTGACGATCCTGCTGGCGGAGGCCGCGACGCTGGGGCACGGCTCGGCCACCGAACTGATCCAGGCGCGCTTCTTCGACACCCTGCTCGGTTGCCTGGTCGGCTTCGCCGGCGGCATCTGCCTGCACAGCCCGCGTTTCCGGGCCGTCGTCGGTGCGCAGATGCGGCGGCTGGTTCCCGCGCGCCTCTTCAGTTAG
- a CDS encoding TRAP transporter small permease, with the protein MAVGRIFLKFISNIEEYLCEALLAFFVVLLFVQILLRQFFQYSLPWGEELATYLFVWFAYLGACVAAKMSAHNRVAFHFKFFPPIVKKVSEAIADLLWVGFNLYFVFLSYDFVFNRMNLFWKSQTIGLPMKYFYMILPIAFTLMSIRIVWNNYLSLFKGVEILDPEAEEIENLKRAAAAANA; encoded by the coding sequence ATGGCCGTAGGGCGCATCTTCCTCAAATTCATCAGCAACATCGAAGAGTATCTGTGCGAGGCGCTGCTCGCGTTCTTCGTCGTGCTGCTTTTCGTTCAGATCCTGCTGCGCCAGTTCTTCCAGTACTCGCTGCCCTGGGGTGAAGAACTCGCAACCTATCTCTTCGTCTGGTTCGCCTACCTCGGCGCCTGCGTCGCGGCCAAGATGTCGGCGCACAACCGCGTGGCCTTTCACTTCAAGTTCTTCCCGCCGATCGTGAAGAAGGTCAGTGAAGCGATCGCGGACCTGCTGTGGGTCGGCTTCAACCTCTACTTCGTCTTCCTGAGCTACGACTTCGTCTTCAACCGCATGAACCTGTTCTGGAAGTCGCAGACCATCGGTCTGCCGATGAAGTACTTCTACATGATCCTGCCGATCGCCTTCACGCTGATGTCGATCCGCATCGTCTGGAACAACTACCTGTCGCTGTTCAAGGGCGTCGAGATCCTCGATCCGGAAGCCGAGGAAATCGAGAACCTGAAGCGTGCCGCCGCCGCGGCGAATGCCTGA
- a CDS encoding LysR family transcriptional regulator ArgP, whose amino-acid sequence MNIDNAQLAAFAMVVREGSFEAAARRLHVTPSAVSQRIKLLEERLGQVLIRRATPCQATDAGKTLVRYTEELALLESEMLGMLGGADTTIQAPLRMPIAVNADSLDSWFLAVFDAMPAEPPISFDLRVEDQDHSAALLREGTVMAAVSANAAPIQGCTVEPLGVMRYLAASSPAYVARHFPTGVDAATLGSAPMLRFNLKDALQQQFIELFTTETLQPPTHMVPSVHGFVALAKRGLGWGMVPEHFAQSAIAAGELTEIAPGHYLDVPLHWHRWRLGSQALNALTSAVRAVARNALRQQAREITECELSPDGGRPSPSS is encoded by the coding sequence ATGAACATCGACAACGCCCAGCTTGCGGCCTTCGCCATGGTGGTCCGCGAAGGTTCGTTCGAAGCGGCCGCCCGCAGGCTGCACGTCACGCCCTCGGCGGTGAGCCAGCGCATCAAGCTGCTGGAAGAGCGCCTCGGGCAGGTGCTGATCCGGCGCGCCACCCCCTGCCAAGCGACGGATGCCGGAAAAACGCTGGTGCGCTACACGGAAGAGCTGGCGTTGCTCGAGTCGGAAATGCTCGGCATGCTGGGCGGCGCGGACACCACAATACAGGCGCCCCTGCGGATGCCCATCGCGGTCAATGCCGACTCGCTGGACAGCTGGTTCCTGGCGGTCTTCGACGCCATGCCGGCCGAGCCGCCGATCAGCTTCGACCTGCGCGTCGAGGACCAGGACCATTCGGCCGCGCTGCTACGCGAGGGCACCGTGATGGCAGCCGTGAGCGCCAACGCGGCGCCGATCCAGGGCTGCACGGTCGAGCCCCTCGGCGTGATGCGCTACCTCGCGGCGAGCTCGCCGGCATACGTTGCCCGCCATTTCCCGACCGGTGTCGATGCCGCCACCCTCGGCAGCGCGCCGATGCTGCGCTTCAACCTGAAGGACGCGCTGCAGCAGCAGTTCATCGAACTCTTCACGACGGAGACGCTGCAGCCGCCGACCCACATGGTGCCGTCGGTACATGGCTTCGTCGCGCTCGCGAAGCGCGGGCTGGGCTGGGGCATGGTGCCCGAGCATTTCGCGCAGTCGGCCATCGCGGCGGGCGAACTCACCGAGATCGCGCCCGGCCACTACCTCGACGTGCCGCTCCACTGGCACCGCTGGCGCCTGGGATCACAGGCCCTGAATGCGCTGACGTCCGCGGTGCGGGCGGTCGCCCGGAATGCCTTGCGCCAGCAAGCGCGCGAGATCACGGAATGCGAGCTGTCACCCGACGGAGGCCGGCCGTCACCGTCGTCGTAA
- a CDS encoding SRPBCC family protein, whose amino-acid sequence MPTGTVRLHRVLRAKPEKIYRAFLDAEALARWLPPNGFTCTVDHLDATVGGTFRMAFRNFSTGNGQSFGGSYLELVPNERIRYTDKFDDANLPGEMVTTVTLRAVVCGAEMNIVQEGIPEAVPVEFCYLGWQESLEHLARLVEPEIPD is encoded by the coding sequence ATGCCTACCGGTACCGTCCGCCTGCATCGCGTGCTGCGCGCAAAACCCGAGAAGATCTACCGTGCCTTCCTCGATGCGGAGGCCCTTGCCCGTTGGTTGCCGCCCAACGGCTTCACCTGCACGGTCGACCACCTGGATGCCACGGTGGGCGGCACCTTCAGGATGGCGTTCAGGAATTTCAGCACGGGCAACGGCCAGTCCTTCGGCGGCAGCTATCTGGAACTCGTGCCGAACGAGCGCATCCGCTACACGGACAAGTTCGACGACGCGAACCTGCCCGGCGAGATGGTGACGACGGTCACCCTGCGCGCGGTGGTCTGCGGGGCGGAGATGAACATCGTGCAGGAAGGCATCCCCGAGGCGGTTCCGGTGGAGTTCTGCTACCTCGGCTGGCAGGAGTCGCTCGAGCATCTGGCGCGGCTCGTCGAGCCCGAAATTCCGGACTGA
- a CDS encoding cache domain-containing protein gives MSAPVRVLVLTLGLALGTGLLPSAACAADAESIRLFDSELGKRATALLERAVRHIEQTGEKGAADFSRQAAFVDRDLYAYAVRMDGRFLASGGSSAALIGDNVLDYTDIEGKAFFREMIELAKAKGGGQVEYRWFNPADSRGEPKMTMFRKVGEIVVAVGFYPPRATPVQARALLKDAVKAMTADVKGALAQFQRLDGPFVHDDLYVFVIDTADGRFLAHGATPALVGSNGFEVRDPNGKPVVTEMVRLAAKKGEGELDYSWRNPTTGKIEKKHSYFRTVDGKLVGVGYFQR, from the coding sequence ATGTCTGCTCCAGTCCGCGTACTCGTTCTTACGCTAGGCCTTGCCCTGGGCACGGGCTTACTGCCGTCAGCCGCATGTGCGGCCGACGCCGAATCGATCCGCCTGTTCGACAGCGAACTCGGCAAGCGTGCCACCGCGCTGCTGGAACGCGCGGTCAGGCACATCGAACAAACGGGCGAAAAAGGTGCCGCCGACTTCAGTCGCCAGGCGGCTTTCGTCGATCGCGATCTTTACGCCTACGCCGTGCGCATGGATGGCCGCTTCCTCGCCAGCGGTGGATCGTCGGCTGCGCTGATTGGCGACAACGTGCTCGACTACACGGACATCGAAGGCAAGGCGTTCTTTCGCGAGATGATCGAACTGGCGAAAGCGAAGGGGGGCGGTCAGGTCGAGTACCGCTGGTTCAATCCCGCCGACAGCCGCGGCGAGCCGAAGATGACAATGTTCCGCAAGGTCGGCGAGATTGTCGTCGCCGTCGGTTTCTACCCGCCTCGTGCCACGCCGGTGCAGGCCAGGGCCTTGCTCAAGGATGCGGTCAAGGCGATGACGGCGGATGTGAAGGGCGCGCTGGCTCAGTTCCAGCGTCTCGACGGACCATTCGTCCATGACGACCTCTACGTCTTCGTCATCGACACGGCGGATGGCCGCTTTCTTGCGCACGGCGCCACCCCCGCGCTGGTGGGCAGCAACGGCTTCGAGGTGCGCGACCCGAACGGCAAGCCTGTCGTCACCGAGATGGTCAGGCTCGCGGCGAAGAAGGGCGAGGGCGAACTCGACTACAGTTGGCGAAACCCGACCACGGGCAAGATCGAAAAGAAGCACAGCTACTTCCGCACCGTGGATGGAAAGCTGGTCGGCGTCGGTTATTTCCAACGCTGA
- a CDS encoding TRAP transporter large permease, with translation MEAYVVEILFGGFFALLLLGAPITVSLAGAAMVAFLVLGKNPIAFVQIAFTSVGSFPLMALPAFVLAGALMEAAGISKRLVDIAESLAGPITGGLGAATVLACLFFGAISGSGPATTAAVGMLMIPAMVNRKYERSYASAVTAASGGLGIIIPPSIPMVIFGISALGMAPPSDAIEKYGEFASLSIPKLFVAGVIPGIIMAIALLITNYLISNKRGYRGLTEKWSYGDIGQALRRGIWSVLAPVIILGGIYTGLFTPTESAIVAIFYTLFVGLVLHRELKFAAILNSLKTTTWITGRVLLILFAAVVFGRLLVEQRIPATIAESLLSLTDNVYMIWTLIIVFLLFVGMFMETLAAIMILVPVLLPVMYMMGADPTHVGIVVICTLSVGFQTPPLGENLFVASGIGGSTVEEIVARIHPFVLASTAAIFLIAFVPQLSLWLPQLLGY, from the coding sequence ATGGAAGCGTATGTGGTAGAAATCCTGTTCGGCGGCTTCTTTGCATTGCTGCTGCTGGGCGCGCCGATCACGGTGTCGCTGGCCGGCGCGGCGATGGTCGCCTTCCTGGTGCTGGGGAAGAACCCCATCGCCTTCGTGCAGATCGCCTTCACGTCGGTGGGCAGTTTCCCGCTGATGGCGCTGCCGGCCTTCGTGCTCGCCGGTGCGCTGATGGAGGCCGCCGGTATCTCGAAGCGACTGGTGGACATCGCCGAATCCCTGGCCGGGCCGATCACCGGCGGCCTGGGGGCGGCGACGGTGCTCGCGTGCCTGTTCTTCGGCGCGATCTCGGGCTCGGGGCCGGCCACGACCGCCGCTGTCGGCATGCTGATGATCCCGGCGATGGTCAACCGCAAGTACGAGCGCAGCTACGCTTCGGCGGTCACGGCTGCCTCGGGGGGGCTGGGCATCATCATCCCGCCGTCGATCCCGATGGTGATCTTCGGCATCTCGGCGCTCGGCATGGCCCCTCCGTCCGACGCCATCGAGAAATACGGCGAGTTCGCGTCGCTGTCGATTCCCAAGCTGTTCGTGGCCGGCGTCATCCCCGGCATCATCATGGCCATCGCCCTGCTGATCACGAATTACCTGATCTCGAACAAGCGCGGCTACCGCGGGCTGACCGAGAAATGGTCGTACGGTGACATCGGCCAGGCGCTGCGCAGGGGGATATGGTCGGTGCTGGCGCCGGTGATTATTCTCGGCGGCATCTACACCGGCCTGTTTACCCCGACCGAGTCGGCCATCGTCGCGATCTTCTACACGCTCTTCGTCGGCCTCGTGCTGCACCGCGAGCTCAAGTTCGCCGCGATCCTGAACTCGCTGAAGACCACGACGTGGATCACCGGGCGGGTGCTGCTGATCCTGTTCGCGGCAGTGGTGTTCGGGCGTCTGCTGGTCGAACAGCGCATCCCGGCGACGATCGCCGAATCGCTGCTGAGCCTCACCGACAACGTCTACATGATCTGGACACTGATCATCGTGTTCCTGCTCTTCGTCGGCATGTTCATGGAAACGCTCGCAGCGATCATGATCCTGGTGCCGGTGCTGCTGCCGGTGATGTACATGATGGGCGCGGATCCTACCCACGTCGGCATTGTCGTGATCTGCACGCTGTCGGTCGGCTTCCAGACGCCGCCGCTGGGCGAGAACCTGTTCGTCGCATCCGGAATCGGCGGTTCGACGGTCGAGGAAATCGTCGCGCGCATCCATCCCTTCGTGCTCGCCTCGACGGCCGCGATCTTCCTGATCGCCTTCGTGCCGCAACTCTCGCTGTGGCTGCCGCAACTGCTCGGCTACTGA
- a CDS encoding gamma-glutamylcyclotransferase, with translation MNDAFRYLPELHGAIVGAEASGLRISNEMLAAWDVQAHARGLGANWRVSDDALEASRRATLSGIAASQDLWIFAYGSLMWDPGFHFAEVRRASLPGYQRRFTHKTTIGRGSPEHPGLVLSLEPRAGRCDGLAFRIERSLLERESLIFWRREMILGGYQPSILPVSTPQGALDALVLVSDPADENGAAEMPLDDVANVIMHACGNRGTNLDYLRQVVEQLDRLSVTDDYVRRLACLVGIGPRTGCAATPAN, from the coding sequence ATGAATGACGCATTCCGGTACCTCCCCGAGTTGCACGGCGCGATCGTCGGCGCGGAAGCGTCCGGGCTGCGCATCTCGAACGAGATGCTCGCCGCGTGGGATGTCCAGGCGCACGCCCGCGGCCTCGGCGCGAATTGGCGGGTGTCGGACGACGCCCTCGAAGCATCCCGCCGTGCCACGCTCTCGGGCATCGCGGCGTCGCAGGACCTGTGGATCTTCGCCTACGGATCGCTGATGTGGGATCCGGGCTTTCACTTCGCCGAGGTGCGTCGCGCCTCGCTGCCGGGCTACCAGCGCCGCTTCACGCACAAGACCACGATCGGACGCGGATCTCCCGAACACCCCGGCTTGGTCCTGTCGCTGGAACCGCGGGCGGGACGCTGCGATGGCCTGGCCTTCAGGATCGAACGCTCGCTGCTCGAGCGGGAATCCCTCATCTTCTGGCGCAGGGAAATGATCCTGGGCGGGTACCAGCCCAGCATCCTGCCGGTTTCGACGCCCCAGGGCGCGCTCGACGCCCTGGTGCTGGTGTCGGACCCCGCGGATGAAAACGGGGCAGCGGAAATGCCGCTCGATGACGTGGCGAACGTGATCATGCATGCCTGCGGCAATCGCGGCACCAATCTCGACTACCTCCGCCAGGTGGTGGAGCAGCTCGATCGCCTGAGCGTGACGGACGACTATGTCAGGCGCCTTGCCTGCCTGGTCGGCATCGGCCCGCGCACCGGATGCGCGGCGACGCCGGCTAACTGA
- a CDS encoding DMT family transporter — MIRDRRLLVAAGVLLLLSLIWGYNWVVMKKVLRDVDPFDFSALRTFFGALSLFVVLALRRRSLRPVALGGTLWLGLLQTAAFTGLIQWALVSGGAGKTAVLVYTMPFWLLMLARTFLGERMRGSQWVAVGLAFAGLMLIVEPWTLRGDLQSTLLAVLAGLVWAASAVWAKRLRGNVQIDLLSLTAWQMLLGSLVLCVIAWLLPSEPPRITPYFVGALAYNALFATGLAWLMWLFILDRLPAGLAGLSSLVIPAVGVLSGWIELGERPSTMESWGMVCIGAALVGISAIAMRGRNALPARADSGTRG; from the coding sequence ATGATTCGTGATCGCAGGCTGCTGGTCGCGGCGGGGGTGCTTCTTCTCCTCTCCCTGATCTGGGGCTACAACTGGGTGGTGATGAAGAAGGTGCTGCGCGACGTCGATCCCTTCGACTTCTCCGCGCTGCGCACCTTCTTCGGCGCGCTCTCCCTGTTCGTCGTGCTCGCCTTGCGCAGGCGCTCGCTGCGGCCGGTGGCGCTGGGCGGGACCTTGTGGCTGGGTTTGCTGCAGACGGCGGCGTTTACGGGCCTGATCCAGTGGGCGCTGGTGAGCGGCGGTGCGGGCAAGACGGCGGTGCTGGTGTACACGATGCCGTTCTGGCTGCTGATGCTCGCGCGCACCTTCCTCGGCGAGCGGATGCGCGGCTCGCAGTGGGTTGCGGTGGGGCTGGCGTTCGCCGGCCTGATGCTGATTGTGGAGCCGTGGACCTTGCGCGGCGATTTGCAGAGCACGCTGCTGGCGGTCCTGGCAGGGTTGGTGTGGGCTGCGAGCGCGGTGTGGGCGAAGCGGCTGCGCGGCAACGTGCAGATCGACCTGTTGTCGCTGACGGCGTGGCAGATGCTGCTCGGTTCGCTGGTGCTGTGCGTGATTGCGTGGCTGCTGCCGTCCGAGCCGCCGCGCATCACGCCTTATTTCGTCGGTGCGCTGGCGTACAACGCGCTGTTCGCGACGGGCCTGGCGTGGCTGATGTGGCTGTTCATCCTCGACCGCTTGCCGGCGGGGCTGGCGGGACTGTCGTCGCTGGTCATTCCCGCGGTGGGGGTGTTGAGCGGCTGGATCGAGCTCGGTGAGCGGCCGAGCACGATGGAGTCATGGGGCATGGTGTGCATCGGCGCGGCGCTGGTGGGGATCAGCGCGATCGCGATGCGCGGGCGCAATGCGCTGCCGGCGCGCGCGGATTCGGGGACGAGGGGCTAG